From one Lotus japonicus ecotype B-129 chromosome 3, LjGifu_v1.2 genomic stretch:
- the LOC130745371 gene encoding KIN17-like protein → MGKNDFLTPKAIANRIKAKGLQKLRWYCQMCQKQCRDENGFKCHCMSEGHQRQMQVFGQNPTRIIDGYSEEFEKTFLEHMKRSHRFSRIAATVVYNEYINDRHHVHMNSTEWATLTDFVKYLGRTGKCKVDETPKGWFITYIDRDSETLFKEKMKNKRIKADMADEEKQEREIMKQIEKAEQLMQPPNSDSDQTSQAEPPREFNVEDGVKIGFSLGTSARPGTKEKREESRVAFDEVGEEKNEERNNGNNLKRKEIGGGKSALDEMMRDEEKKKEKMNRKDYWLHEGIVVKVMSKALAEKGYYKQKGVVRKVIDKYVGEIEMLESKHVLRVDQVELETVIPQVGGRVKIVNGAYRGSLARLLGVDTDHFCAKVQIEKGPYDGRVLKAVEYEDICKVAQ, encoded by the coding sequence ATGGggaaaaatgattttctcaCACCTAAGGCAATTGCCAATCGAATCAAAGCAAAAGGACTGCAGAAGCTTCGGTGGTATTGCCAGATGTGCCAGAAGCAATGCCGAGATGAGAATGGGTTTAAATGCCACTGCATGAGTGAAGGGCACCAACGTCAAATGCAAGTTTTTGGGCAAAACCCAACTCGGATAATTGATGGCTATTCTGAAGAGTTTGAGAAAACATTCCTTGAGCACATGAAGCGCAGCCACCGATTCAGCCGCATAGCTGCCACTGTCGTGTATAAtgaatacataaacgatagacaccACGTTCATATGAACTCCACTGAGTGGGCTACGCTTACTGATTTTGTAAAGTACTTGGGTCGAACTGGCAAGTGCAAGGTTGATGAAACACCCAAGGGATGGTTCATTACATACATAGATAGAGATTCAGAAACCCTTTtcaaggagaagatgaagaataagAGAATCAAGGCAGATATGGCAGATGAAGAAAAGCAAGAGAGGGAGATCATGAAACAGATTGAAAAGGCTGAGCAATTGATGCAGCCACCCAATTCCGATTCTGATCAGACTTCACAGGCTGAGCCTCCAAGGGAATTTAATGTAGAGGATGGAGTTAAGATAGGATTTTCTCTTGGGACATCAGCTAGACCTGGGACCAAGGAAAAACGTGAAGAATCGAGGGTGGCATTTGATGAGGTTggtgaagagaaaaatgaggaaAGGAATAATGGAAACAATTTGAAGAGGAAAGAAATTGGTGGTGGAAAATCGGCTTTGGATGAAATGATGAGGgatgaagagaagaaaaaggagaaaatgaaCAGGAAGGATTATTGGTTGCATGAGGGAATTGTTGTTAAGGTTATGAGCAAAGCCTTGGCAGAGAAGGGGTACTACAAGCAAAAAGGCGTAGTGCGGAAGGTGATTGACAAGTATGTTGGGGAAATAGAAATGCTTGAAAGCAAGCATGTGCTCAGGGTTGATCAGGTTGAACTCGAAACTGTGATTCCACAAGTTGGTGGCCGTGTAAAAATAGTCAATGGGGCATATCGCGGATCACTTGCTAGGCTTCTGGGGGTGGATACAGATCATTTTTGCGCTAAGGTGCAGATAGAGAAAGGTCCCTATGATGGTAGGGTCCTTAAAGCTGTGGAATATGAGGACATTTGTAAAGTAGCCCAGTGA
- the LOC130744548 gene encoding protein FAR-RED IMPAIRED RESPONSE 1-like produces MLGCEKHGKYVPYRDPDLVEGTRTQKTECPFRLKGRPMKNGIDRDWRLKVMEGTHNHEPARSLLGHNFVGRLNSEEKEQVEKMSKSWVPPRKMLLTLKENNPLNLTTISQIYGACKRLRKSLRGSLTEMQHLLKKLDGDKYVHFERHEPGSEVIRDVFWAHPNAIKLFNTFPYVVIMDCTYKTNKYKIPLLEIVGLTSTDKTYSIAFCYIVNEGTDDYVWALECMKSLLADQAMLPKVIVTDRDLALLSAAKQSLPNTSHLLCLWHINKCVLAKCKLYVGTDDFAELVMGKWGEVVDAATVEEFEVQWMQLFNMCKDKYSNFTSYCSTTWLVHKEKFAKAWTNHVMHFGTTTSNRAEGAHASLKKMLRDCKGDLATSWDASHSLTCNRHTEILASFERSIHRIDHIFMFPFYTNIRGFVSNKCLQLIDDEHIRMKSYGGCDCLLRETHGLPCGCELAGYERIPYESIHPFWKRLSWEHVPEPVADTISNHICGMNHGDMQPEVEALTHYFSSLDTGGQSMVRRKLQAIYCPESSSLCTPEVQIRSKRTLHSNERKPPKVKAIGSLTRDPSGFEHVDREIKEAKKASQPPKKKKQPLLHYWDYHQVRKVGHVLGKR; encoded by the exons atgttggggtgcgagaagcatggtaagtatgttccctacagagaccctgaccttgttgaaggaacgagaacacaaaagacagaatgtccttttagactaaaaggacgacctatgaaaaatggcatagatagagattggcggctaaaggtgatggaaggtacacacaaccatgaaccagctaggtcactacttggccacaattttgttggtcgtctaaattccgaagagaaggagcaagtggaaaaaatgtcaaagagttgggttccaccgagaaagatgctgttgactttgaaggaaaacaatcctttaaacttgactaccatatctcagatttatggtgcttgcaagaggttaagaaaatccctccgcgggtcattgacagaaatgcaacacttgttgaagaagttggacggtgacaagtacgtccactttgaaagacatgagcctggatcggaagtcattagggatgtattttgggctcatccaaatgctatcaaattgttcaacacatttccatatgtagtgattatggattgcacatacaagacaaacaaatataaaattccattgcttgagattgttggactgacttccacagataagacatactccatagccttttgctacattgttaatgagggcacagatgactacgtttgggcactggagtgtatgaagtctctattagctgatcaagccatgttgcctaaggtgattgttactgacagggatcttgccttattgagtgctgctaagcaaagccttcccaacaccagccatttattatgcttgtggcacatcaacaagtgtgttttggcaaagtgcaaactctatgttggtacagatgattttgctgaattggttatggggaagtggggagaggtggtggatgctgcaacagttgaagaatttgaagttcaatggatgcaattgtttaatatgtgcaaggacaaatacagcaactttacctcctattgttctacaacatggttggtccacaaggaaaaatttgccaaggcatggacaaatcatgtgatgcactttggaacaacaacaagtaacag ggctgagggtgcacatgccagtttgaagaagatgttgcgggattgcaagggtgacctagccacttcttgggatgcgtcgcatagtttgacatgtaatcgacatactgaaatattagcatcgtttgagcgcagtattcacagaattgatcacattttcatgttcccattttacacaaatattagaggatttgtgtcaaacaaatgcctgcagctcatcgacgatgaacatataagaatgaagtcctacggcggatgcgattgcttgttgagagagactcatggactaccttgcggttgtgaacttgcag gttatgaaagaattccatatgagtcaattcatccattctggaagagactgagttgggagcatgtacctgaacctgttgcagatactatcagcaaccatatttgcggcatgaaccatggagatatgcaaccagaagttgaggcattgacacattatttcagttctttggatactggagggcagagtatggtaaggaggaagcttcaagctatctattgtcctgaaagcagttcacTTTGTACTCCTGAGGTTCAGATAAGGTCCAAGCGCACTCTACACTCGAACGAAAGAAAACCACCCAAGGTtaaagcaataggatccttgactcgtgatccttcaggTTTTGAGCATGTTGATAGGGAGATCAAAGAGGCAAAGAAGGCTTCgcaaccaccaaagaagaagaagc agccATTGCTGCATTACTGGGACTACCATCAGGTGAGGAAGGTTGGCCATGTGTTAGGGAAGCGTTGA
- the LOC130745372 gene encoding uncharacterized protein LOC130745372: protein MQLPEMGYLVATRFQVVFISISSQGCWSYLPLRGEGPPPVHRVIAVGHVINHFVQLHLTPGHSMPPIALQWERYVDPISVSWCVPYVTRLHRFTSELEAWFVTFGVPLSHQSYVDITTD from the exons atgcaactgccagagatgggataccttgtagcaaccaggttccaagtGGTTTTCATATCCATCTCTTCTCAGGGTTGTTGGTCATACCTTCCACTAAGAGGAGAAGGTCCACCTCCTGTACATCGTGTTATAGCTGTTGgtcatgtgataaatcactttgtacag ctccatctaactcctggacattctatgccgccaattgctctccagtggGAACGGTATGTTGATCCTATATCAGTAAGCTGGTGCGTCCCATATGTTACACGTTTACACAGGTTTACATCAGAATTAGAAGCTtggtttgttacttttggtgttcctcttagtcaccaaagctatgtagacatcaccACAGACTGA
- the LOC130744546 gene encoding protein MAINTENANCE OF MERISTEMS-like, producing the protein MKNRKRSRASEDAGPTEDRHRRLHASSRRGDQAATSHAVEASAPAPVDSMQSPMVEASAPAPVEPTDRVPTPPSPMVEVPRHESAGEESSGESSSGDESSGDESSDEESSGEEGSYDEDSIPPPDVDADVVPEAQGGEEDLIQRLPPFPGGPVDLSLLTHYADHKAPWTWHALLRTDERYVDRRHLRVATAGGKVWNLACDGDSDSHRRVRELIEQTGLHQLPWCSYSETDAGLILALVERWHEETSSFHMPFGEMTITLDDVSALLHLPMGSRFYTPGRGERDECAALCAELMGGSVARYHAEFDKNRSQTIRFGVLQTLYDAALEEHRYEDAARIWLVNQLGATLFASKSGGYHTTVYWIGMLQDLGRVSEYAWGAIALATLYDQLDRASRRGTAQMGGFSSLLLGWAYEYLSDRVIIRRADPEYSQDQPRARRWVMSRVGHAGLDERRVMLDELTVDDIIWTPFEDHRAHRPRDQRAMYSGYIRTPFGRVVRRHLPERVLRQFGYIQDVPRHPSEIQTTGSLAETADAAYADFVPHLRPQGIPVTHSGEAVEEYMRWYGGVSHRFIIPDDRREEFSAVTVVRRVVDLLEQSLEVPDALAVGTHARSLTERALDLIRQ; encoded by the exons atgaagaacagaaagaggtctcgagCTAGTGAGGATGCGGGGCCTACagaggatagacaccggcgattacatgcttctagccggcgcggcgatcaaGCTGCGACCTCTCACGCGgttgaggcttcagctccagctccagttgattctatgcagtcgcccatggtagaggcttcagctccagctccagttgaGCCTACTGATCGAGTTCctactccgccgtctcccatggtTGAGGTACCTCGCCATGAGTCAGcaggcgaggagtcatcaggcgagtcgTCATCCGGCGATGAGTCATCCGGCGATGAGTCATCCGACGAGGAGTCATCCGGCGAGGAGGGGTCATatgacgaggatagtattcctcctcctgatgttgatgctgatgtcgtgccagaggcacagggtggcgaggaggacctgatccagaggttgccgccgtttccgggggggcctgttgatctgtcgcttctcacgcattatgctgatcacaaggctccctggacgtggcatgcactcctacgcacagacgagcggtatgtggaccgtcgacacttgagggtggccacagctggggggaaggtttggaaccttgcttgtgatggtgattcagacagtcacaggagggttcgagagttgattgagcagacgggtcttcatcagctaccctggTGCAGCTACTCGGAGACAGATGCAGGCCtcattttggcccttgtggagcgatggcatgaggagactagtagcttccacatgccgtttggggagatgaccatcaccctggacgacgtgtcggctcttctccatctcccaatggggtcgaggttctatacgcctgggaggggggagagggacgagtgtgcagcgctatgtgctgagttgatgggaggatctgttgctcgttatcatgctgagtttgataagaacaggagccagactattcgctttggggtcttgcagacccTGTATGATGCTGCGTTGGagg agcaccgatatgaggacgctgcacggatttggctggtgaaccagctaggcgcgacgctctttgctagcaagagcggtGGATACCACACGACCGTCTACTGGATAGGTATGTTGCAGGATCTCGGTCGAGTGtccgagtacgcgtggggcgcaattgcgctcgctacgttgtacgaccagcttgatcgagcgtccaggagggggacggcccagatgggaggtttcAGCTCACTCTTGCTAGGATGGGcctacgagtacctttctgatcgcgtcattatccggagggcggatccggagtactcacaggaccagcctagggcgcggcggtgggttatgtcccgggtcgggcatgcaggcctcgatgagaggcgagtcatgctcgatgagctgacggtggatgacattatatggaccccatttgaggaccatcgggctcatcgaccacgggatcagagggccatgtattctggctacatccggacgccatttggccgtgttgttcgacgacatctaccagagagggttctgcgccagtttggctacatccaggatgtccctcgacacccctccgagatccagacgactgggtcccttgctgagaccgcagatgctgcctatgctgattTTGTGCCGCACCtgcgccctcaggggatccctGTTACTCATTcgggagaggctgtggaggagtacatgaggtggtatggcggtgtgtcccatcggttcatcatccctgatgataggagggaggagttcagtgctgtg acgGTTGTGCGTCGGGTcgtggacttgttggagcagtcactggaGGTGCCAGATGCTCTTGCAGTTGGCACGCATGcccgatccctcactgagagggcgctggatcttattaga CAATGA